In Triticum urartu cultivar G1812 chromosome 6, Tu2.1, whole genome shotgun sequence, the following proteins share a genomic window:
- the LOC125515127 gene encoding probable protein phosphatase 2C 21, with the protein MGQGPSLSHENSSIEYAAGSSKGSNSKVENVHCTILDLDGSSSTSFFGVYDGHGGADVALYCANNFHRVLVNDGDYKDNLDVALKRAFTRMDEQLDQNDDWRTLANPPGVGVKLLCFPSTAPRVQGTPYMEGSTACVVLIRGNQIILGNVGDSCCVLSRDDSRQATELSTNHTPENQDERNRIKTAGGQLLNVGGADLVNGILPLTRAIGTFRFKPPSAGHIVTCIPDMHIADITHDTKYLLIANRAFWDTTPISSEMAVKYLRQYSGSYSVASMCDKLLNLCRNPVDNLTLILVYFKPSARLPRPVPPAPTNLPVPVVG; encoded by the exons ATGGGTCAAGGTCCGTCTCTGAGCCATGAGAATAGCTCGATCGAATATGCTGCGGGATCTAGTAAAGGATCAAACTCAAAAGTTGAAAACGTT CATTGCACTATCCTTGATTTAGATGGCTCCAGCTCCACATCATTCTTCGGTGTTTATGATGGCCATGGAG GAGCTGATGTAGCATTGTATTGCGCTAACAACTTCCATAGAGTGCTGGTAAACGATGGAGATTATAAGGATAATTTGGATGTGGCACTGAAGCGTGCGTTTACCAG AATGGACGAGCAACTGGACCAAAATGATGACTGGAGGACATTGGCGAACCCtcctggtgtcggtgtcaaattGCTATGTTTTCCCAGCACCGCCCCTCGTGTCCAG GGAACTCCATACATGGAAGGGAGCACAGCATGCGTGGTTCTCATTAGAGGAAACCAGATCATTCTTGGGAATGTTGGCGACTCTTGTTGTGTACTCTCAAGGGATGATAGTCGGCAG GCAACTGAGTTATCGACCAACCACACGCCAGAAAATCAGGATGAAAGGAACAGAATTAAAACTGCTGGAGGGCAACTACTCAACGTAGGTGGCGCTGATCTTGTTAATGGGATACTTCCTTTGACAAGAGCTATTG GTACCTTCCGTTTCAAGCCACCTTCTGCAGGACATATTGTGACATGTATTCCAGACATGCACATT GCGGACATCACTCATGATACCAAGTATCTTCTTATAGCAAATCGCGCATTCTG GGATACCACTCCTATATCAAGTGAGATGGCTGTCAAGTATTTGAGGCAGTATTCT GGGAGCTATAGTGTTGCTAGCATGTGCGATAAGCTTCTGAATCTTTGCCGCAACCCGGTGGACAACTTGACGCTGATACTGGTTTACTTCAAGCCGAGTGCCAGGCTCCCACGTCCGGTCCCGCCTGCTCCCACCAACTTGCCCGTGCCCGTGGTTGGCTAG